One genomic segment of Ricinus communis isolate WT05 ecotype wild-type chromosome 5, ASM1957865v1, whole genome shotgun sequence includes these proteins:
- the LOC112534502 gene encoding uncharacterized protein LOC112534502: MERKLAALLRKSFKISKFRYLISSAISRLAYLQKQHKIRCSQARADVVQLLNVGQQERALLRVEHVIREQNMLDAYDIIDNYCHLLMERVVMLENKKKCPDELKEAISSLIFAASRCGELPEMQKIRCLFESRFGKEFTTRAAELRNNCGVNPKIAKKLVTRQPSLDSKLKTLNEIAPTSLQLERKASTFSEKYNVNKKEIQPIKYMQSANAGDPYSQEDIQNLSMKLKPYENFSETTKERKKYRDVGAAARAAFRFAAHAAAAAAARASVEVSQPRESPDSQNSSIKGRYAFNFDEAMISKLHVDENPASGESKNKHPNDSLDSGKANGILGSKAGTERIADNNNFSYLIQPEERKKEAEIKKVFIQIDDGATLRKQNEKVMIQTGESGFNGECSLKPNERLRNKKPDEVADRDLSDEIRFQILKENPLIKADPIKGISGLEYEHHKDFAEKMISRNSKVGRRPLSMRTRRMHRQ; encoded by the exons ATGGAAAGAAAGCTAGCAGCTCTGCTCAGAAAATCCTTCAAGATCTCCAAATTCAGATACCTCATCAGTTCTGCCATTTCAAGGCTTGCATATCTTCAGAAACAACATAAAATCCGATGCTCCCAAGCTCGCGCAGACGTCGTGCAGCTCCTCAATGTTGGTCAGCAGGAACGTGCTCTTCTTCGT GTTGAGCATGTGATCAGGGAGCAAAACATGTTGGATGCTTATGATATTATTGACAACTACTGTCATCTGTTGATGGAGCGGGTGGTGAtgcttgaaaataaaaa AAAATGTCCTGATGAGCTCAAGGAAGCAATATCGAGCCTGATCTTTGCAGCTTCCAGATGCGGAGAATTACCAGAGATGCAAAAGATTCGTTGTTTGTTTGAATCGAGATTCGGAAAGGAATTCACTACTCGTGCTGCTGAATTACGCAATAACTGTGGAGTAAATCCTAAG ATTGCAAAGAAACTCGTAACCCGACAACCAAGTTTAGATAGCAAACTGAAAACACTAAACGAAATTGCTCCTACAAGCTTGCAGCTGGAGAGAAAGGCATCTACGTTCTCTGAG AAGTATAATGTTAACAAGAAGGAAATACAGCCCATCAAATATATGCAATCAGCTAACGCGGGGGATCCTTACAGTCAAGAGGATATCCAAAACTTGTCTATGAAGCTAAAACCGTACGAGAATTTCTCtgaaacaacaaaagaaaggaagaaatacAGAGATGTTGGGGCTGCAGCACGAGCAGCTTTTAGATTTGCAGCACATGCAGCCGCAGCCGCAGCTGCTAGAGCTTCGGTTGAAGTGTCACAACCCAGAGAAAGTCCTGACAGCCAAAACAGTTCAATTAAAGGTAGGTATGCTTTTAACTTTGATGAAGCTATGATCTCTAAACTTCATGTGGATGAGAATCCAGCTTCGGGAGAGAGCAAGAATAAGCATCCGAATGATTCTTTAGATTCTGGTAAGGCTAATGGCATTTTAGGGTCTAAAGCAGGAACTGAAAGAATTGCAGATAACAATAACTTCAGCTATCTTATACAAcctgaagaaagaaagaaggaagcaGAAATAAAGAAAGTCTTTATACAAATTGATGATGGCGCTACTCTGAGGAAACAGAATGAGAAAGTAATGATACAAACCGGCGAGTCTGGTTTTAATGGGGAGTGTAGCCTGAAACCAAATGAAAGGTTGAGAAACAAGAAACCTGATGAAGTTGCAGATAGAGATTTATCTGATGAAATTAGATTCCAGATTTTGAAGGAAAACCCGCTGATAAAAGCTGATCCTATTAAAGGAATATCAGGACTTGAATATGAGCATCATAAAGATTTTGCAGAGAAAATGAtttcaagaaattcaaaagTGGGAAGGAGGCCACTTTCCATGAGGACTAGAAGAATGCATAGGCAATaa
- the LOC8261180 gene encoding ubiquitin receptor RAD23d isoform X5, which produces MKVFVKTLKGTNFEIDVKPEDTVEDVKNNIEIAQGADVYPASQQMLIHQGKVLKDGTTLEENKVAENSFIVIMLSKRKVSPSGGSTASSAPPSQAQPASTLPPSATQPSTTAQAPAVTAELPQSAAESTPVVNPVSSSETDIYGQAASNLVAGSNLEATVQQILDMGGGSWDRETVARALRAAFNNPERAVEYLYSGIPEQPEVQPLPRAPSSGQAAIPSATAQEPAAPTSGGPNANPLDLFPQGLPTIGSTTSAGTLDFLRNSQQFQALRAMVQANPQILQPMLQELGKQNPHLMRLIQEHQADFLRLINEPVEGDGNLLGQLASAVPQSVSVTPEEREAIERLITGVRWGPG; this is translated from the exons atgaaggTTTTTGTGAAAACTTTGAAAGGAACTAACTTTGAGATCGACGTTAAACCTGAAGACACG GTGGAGgatgtcaaaaataatatagagaTAGCACAGGGTGCAGATGTTTACCCTGCTTCACAACAGATGCTAATTCATCAAGGGAAAGTTCTTAAGGATGGTACAACACTTGAGGAAAATAAAGTTGCTGAAAATAGTTTTATTGTCATTATGTTAAGCAAG AGAAAGGTTTCACCAAGTGGAGGATCAACTGCCTCATCCGCACCTCCAAGCCAA GCCCAACCTGCAAGCACTTTGCCTCCTAGTGCAACACAACCATCAACAACCGCTCAAGCTCCTGCTGTAACTGCAGAACT ACCACAATCTGCTGCTGAATCTACACCTGTAGTTAATCCTGTTTC CAGTTCAGAAACAGATATTTATGGACAAGCAGCATCAAATCTTGTTGCAGGAAGTAATTTAGAGGCTACTGTTCAACAGATACTTGACATGGGAGGAGGAAGTTGGGACCGTGAAACTGTTGCGCGTGCTCTACGTGCTGCATTTAATAACCCTGAAAGGGCTGTTGAATATCTTTACTCT GGCATTCCTGAGCAACCTGAAGTCCAACCACTTCCTCGAGCTCCAAGTAGTGGACAGGCTGCAATTCCATCTGCCACGGCTCAAGAACCAGCAGCACCTACCAGTGGTGGGCCAAATGCAAACCCTTTAGATCTGTTTCCACAG GGCCTCCCCACTATCGGTTCCACCACTAGTGCAGGCACCTTGGATTTTTTGCGCAATAGTCAACAG TTCCAAGCTCTGCGAGCCATGGTTCAAGCAAACCCCCAAATCCTACAG CCTATGCTTCAGGAACTCGGGAAGCAAAATCCACATCTTATGCGGCTCATTCAAGAGCATCAGGCTGATTTCTTACGCTTGATAAATGAACCTGTTGAAGGAGACGG GAACCTACTTGGCCAGTTGGCCTCAGCAGTTCCACAGTCTGTTTCTGTCACCCCTGAGGAGCGTGAGGCAATTGAGCGT TTAATTACTGGTGTAAGGTGGGGTCCTGGTTGA
- the LOC8261180 gene encoding ubiquitin receptor RAD23d isoform X3 encodes MKVFVKTLKGTNFEIDVKPEDTVEDVKNNIEIAQGADVYPASQQMLIHQGKVLKDGTTLEENKVAENSFIVIMLSKRKVSPSGGSTASSAPPSQAQPASTLPPSATQPSTTAQAPAVTAELPQSAAESTPVVNPVSSSETDIYGQAASNLVAGSNLEATVQQILDMGGGSWDRETVARALRAAFNNPERAVEYLYSGIPEQPEVQPLPRAPSSGQAAIPSATAQEPAAPTSGGPNANPLDLFPQGLPTIGSTTSAGTLDFLRNSQQFQALRAMVQANPQILQELGKQNPHLMRLIQEHQADFLRLINEPVEGDGNLLGQLASAVPQSVSVTPEEREAIERLEAMGFDRAIVLEVFFACNKNEELAANYLLDHMHDFEE; translated from the exons atgaaggTTTTTGTGAAAACTTTGAAAGGAACTAACTTTGAGATCGACGTTAAACCTGAAGACACG GTGGAGgatgtcaaaaataatatagagaTAGCACAGGGTGCAGATGTTTACCCTGCTTCACAACAGATGCTAATTCATCAAGGGAAAGTTCTTAAGGATGGTACAACACTTGAGGAAAATAAAGTTGCTGAAAATAGTTTTATTGTCATTATGTTAAGCAAG AGAAAGGTTTCACCAAGTGGAGGATCAACTGCCTCATCCGCACCTCCAAGCCAA GCCCAACCTGCAAGCACTTTGCCTCCTAGTGCAACACAACCATCAACAACCGCTCAAGCTCCTGCTGTAACTGCAGAACT ACCACAATCTGCTGCTGAATCTACACCTGTAGTTAATCCTGTTTC CAGTTCAGAAACAGATATTTATGGACAAGCAGCATCAAATCTTGTTGCAGGAAGTAATTTAGAGGCTACTGTTCAACAGATACTTGACATGGGAGGAGGAAGTTGGGACCGTGAAACTGTTGCGCGTGCTCTACGTGCTGCATTTAATAACCCTGAAAGGGCTGTTGAATATCTTTACTCT GGCATTCCTGAGCAACCTGAAGTCCAACCACTTCCTCGAGCTCCAAGTAGTGGACAGGCTGCAATTCCATCTGCCACGGCTCAAGAACCAGCAGCACCTACCAGTGGTGGGCCAAATGCAAACCCTTTAGATCTGTTTCCACAG GGCCTCCCCACTATCGGTTCCACCACTAGTGCAGGCACCTTGGATTTTTTGCGCAATAGTCAACAG TTCCAAGCTCTGCGAGCCATGGTTCAAGCAAACCCCCAAATCCTACAG GAACTCGGGAAGCAAAATCCACATCTTATGCGGCTCATTCAAGAGCATCAGGCTGATTTCTTACGCTTGATAAATGAACCTGTTGAAGGAGACGG GAACCTACTTGGCCAGTTGGCCTCAGCAGTTCCACAGTCTGTTTCTGTCACCCCTGAGGAGCGTGAGGCAATTGAGCGT CTTGAAGCAATGGGCTTTGATCGAGCCATAGTATTGGAGGTATTCTTTGCATGCAACAAGAACGAAGAACTGGCGGCTAACTATCTACTAGATCATATGCATGATTTTGAGGAATGA
- the LOC8261180 gene encoding ubiquitin receptor RAD23c isoform X4, producing the protein MKVFVKTLKGTNFEIDVKPEDTVEDVKNNIEIAQGADVYPASQQMLIHQGKVLKDGTTLEENKVAENSFIVIMLSKRKVSPSGGSTASSAPPSQAQPASTLPPSATQPSTTAQAPAVTAELPQSAAESTPVVNPVSSETDIYGQAASNLVAGSNLEATVQQILDMGGGSWDRETVARALRAAFNNPERAVEYLYSGIPEQPEVQPLPRAPSSGQAAIPSATAQEPAAPTSGGPNANPLDLFPQGLPTIGSTTSAGTLDFLRNSQQFQALRAMVQANPQILQELGKQNPHLMRLIQEHQADFLRLINEPVEGDGNLLGQLASAVPQSVSVTPEEREAIERLEAMGFDRAIVLEVFFACNKNEELAANYLLDHMHDFEE; encoded by the exons atgaaggTTTTTGTGAAAACTTTGAAAGGAACTAACTTTGAGATCGACGTTAAACCTGAAGACACG GTGGAGgatgtcaaaaataatatagagaTAGCACAGGGTGCAGATGTTTACCCTGCTTCACAACAGATGCTAATTCATCAAGGGAAAGTTCTTAAGGATGGTACAACACTTGAGGAAAATAAAGTTGCTGAAAATAGTTTTATTGTCATTATGTTAAGCAAG AGAAAGGTTTCACCAAGTGGAGGATCAACTGCCTCATCCGCACCTCCAAGCCAA GCCCAACCTGCAAGCACTTTGCCTCCTAGTGCAACACAACCATCAACAACCGCTCAAGCTCCTGCTGTAACTGCAGAACT ACCACAATCTGCTGCTGAATCTACACCTGTAGTTAATCCTGTTTC TTCAGAAACAGATATTTATGGACAAGCAGCATCAAATCTTGTTGCAGGAAGTAATTTAGAGGCTACTGTTCAACAGATACTTGACATGGGAGGAGGAAGTTGGGACCGTGAAACTGTTGCGCGTGCTCTACGTGCTGCATTTAATAACCCTGAAAGGGCTGTTGAATATCTTTACTCT GGCATTCCTGAGCAACCTGAAGTCCAACCACTTCCTCGAGCTCCAAGTAGTGGACAGGCTGCAATTCCATCTGCCACGGCTCAAGAACCAGCAGCACCTACCAGTGGTGGGCCAAATGCAAACCCTTTAGATCTGTTTCCACAG GGCCTCCCCACTATCGGTTCCACCACTAGTGCAGGCACCTTGGATTTTTTGCGCAATAGTCAACAG TTCCAAGCTCTGCGAGCCATGGTTCAAGCAAACCCCCAAATCCTACAG GAACTCGGGAAGCAAAATCCACATCTTATGCGGCTCATTCAAGAGCATCAGGCTGATTTCTTACGCTTGATAAATGAACCTGTTGAAGGAGACGG GAACCTACTTGGCCAGTTGGCCTCAGCAGTTCCACAGTCTGTTTCTGTCACCCCTGAGGAGCGTGAGGCAATTGAGCGT CTTGAAGCAATGGGCTTTGATCGAGCCATAGTATTGGAGGTATTCTTTGCATGCAACAAGAACGAAGAACTGGCGGCTAACTATCTACTAGATCATATGCATGATTTTGAGGAATGA
- the LOC8261180 gene encoding ubiquitin receptor RAD23d isoform X6, which produces MLIHQGKVLKDGTTLEENKVAENSFIVIMLSKRKVSPSGGSTASSAPPSQAQPASTLPPSATQPSTTAQAPAVTAELPQSAAESTPVVNPVSSSETDIYGQAASNLVAGSNLEATVQQILDMGGGSWDRETVARALRAAFNNPERAVEYLYSGIPEQPEVQPLPRAPSSGQAAIPSATAQEPAAPTSGGPNANPLDLFPQGLPTIGSTTSAGTLDFLRNSQQFQALRAMVQANPQILQPMLQELGKQNPHLMRLIQEHQADFLRLINEPVEGDGNLLGQLASAVPQSVSVTPEEREAIERLEAMGFDRAIVLEVFFACNKNEELAANYLLDHMHDFEE; this is translated from the exons ATGCTAATTCATCAAGGGAAAGTTCTTAAGGATGGTACAACACTTGAGGAAAATAAAGTTGCTGAAAATAGTTTTATTGTCATTATGTTAAGCAAG AGAAAGGTTTCACCAAGTGGAGGATCAACTGCCTCATCCGCACCTCCAAGCCAA GCCCAACCTGCAAGCACTTTGCCTCCTAGTGCAACACAACCATCAACAACCGCTCAAGCTCCTGCTGTAACTGCAGAACT ACCACAATCTGCTGCTGAATCTACACCTGTAGTTAATCCTGTTTC CAGTTCAGAAACAGATATTTATGGACAAGCAGCATCAAATCTTGTTGCAGGAAGTAATTTAGAGGCTACTGTTCAACAGATACTTGACATGGGAGGAGGAAGTTGGGACCGTGAAACTGTTGCGCGTGCTCTACGTGCTGCATTTAATAACCCTGAAAGGGCTGTTGAATATCTTTACTCT GGCATTCCTGAGCAACCTGAAGTCCAACCACTTCCTCGAGCTCCAAGTAGTGGACAGGCTGCAATTCCATCTGCCACGGCTCAAGAACCAGCAGCACCTACCAGTGGTGGGCCAAATGCAAACCCTTTAGATCTGTTTCCACAG GGCCTCCCCACTATCGGTTCCACCACTAGTGCAGGCACCTTGGATTTTTTGCGCAATAGTCAACAG TTCCAAGCTCTGCGAGCCATGGTTCAAGCAAACCCCCAAATCCTACAG CCTATGCTTCAGGAACTCGGGAAGCAAAATCCACATCTTATGCGGCTCATTCAAGAGCATCAGGCTGATTTCTTACGCTTGATAAATGAACCTGTTGAAGGAGACGG GAACCTACTTGGCCAGTTGGCCTCAGCAGTTCCACAGTCTGTTTCTGTCACCCCTGAGGAGCGTGAGGCAATTGAGCGT CTTGAAGCAATGGGCTTTGATCGAGCCATAGTATTGGAGGTATTCTTTGCATGCAACAAGAACGAAGAACTGGCGGCTAACTATCTACTAGATCATATGCATGATTTTGAGGAATGA
- the LOC8261180 gene encoding ubiquitin receptor RAD23d isoform X1, producing MKVFVKTLKGTNFEIDVKPEDTVEDVKNNIEIAQGADVYPASQQMLIHQGKVLKDGTTLEENKVAENSFIVIMLSKRKVSPSGGSTASSAPPSQAQPASTLPPSATQPSTTAQAPAVTAELPQSAAESTPVVNPVSSSETDIYGQAASNLVAGSNLEATVQQILDMGGGSWDRETVARALRAAFNNPERAVEYLYSGIPEQPEVQPLPRAPSSGQAAIPSATAQEPAAPTSGGPNANPLDLFPQGLPTIGSTTSAGTLDFLRNSQQFQALRAMVQANPQILQPMLQELGKQNPHLMRLIQEHQADFLRLINEPVEGDGNLLGQLASAVPQSVSVTPEEREAIERLEAMGFDRAIVLEVFFACNKNEELAANYLLDHMHDFEE from the exons atgaaggTTTTTGTGAAAACTTTGAAAGGAACTAACTTTGAGATCGACGTTAAACCTGAAGACACG GTGGAGgatgtcaaaaataatatagagaTAGCACAGGGTGCAGATGTTTACCCTGCTTCACAACAGATGCTAATTCATCAAGGGAAAGTTCTTAAGGATGGTACAACACTTGAGGAAAATAAAGTTGCTGAAAATAGTTTTATTGTCATTATGTTAAGCAAG AGAAAGGTTTCACCAAGTGGAGGATCAACTGCCTCATCCGCACCTCCAAGCCAA GCCCAACCTGCAAGCACTTTGCCTCCTAGTGCAACACAACCATCAACAACCGCTCAAGCTCCTGCTGTAACTGCAGAACT ACCACAATCTGCTGCTGAATCTACACCTGTAGTTAATCCTGTTTC CAGTTCAGAAACAGATATTTATGGACAAGCAGCATCAAATCTTGTTGCAGGAAGTAATTTAGAGGCTACTGTTCAACAGATACTTGACATGGGAGGAGGAAGTTGGGACCGTGAAACTGTTGCGCGTGCTCTACGTGCTGCATTTAATAACCCTGAAAGGGCTGTTGAATATCTTTACTCT GGCATTCCTGAGCAACCTGAAGTCCAACCACTTCCTCGAGCTCCAAGTAGTGGACAGGCTGCAATTCCATCTGCCACGGCTCAAGAACCAGCAGCACCTACCAGTGGTGGGCCAAATGCAAACCCTTTAGATCTGTTTCCACAG GGCCTCCCCACTATCGGTTCCACCACTAGTGCAGGCACCTTGGATTTTTTGCGCAATAGTCAACAG TTCCAAGCTCTGCGAGCCATGGTTCAAGCAAACCCCCAAATCCTACAG CCTATGCTTCAGGAACTCGGGAAGCAAAATCCACATCTTATGCGGCTCATTCAAGAGCATCAGGCTGATTTCTTACGCTTGATAAATGAACCTGTTGAAGGAGACGG GAACCTACTTGGCCAGTTGGCCTCAGCAGTTCCACAGTCTGTTTCTGTCACCCCTGAGGAGCGTGAGGCAATTGAGCGT CTTGAAGCAATGGGCTTTGATCGAGCCATAGTATTGGAGGTATTCTTTGCATGCAACAAGAACGAAGAACTGGCGGCTAACTATCTACTAGATCATATGCATGATTTTGAGGAATGA
- the LOC8261180 gene encoding ubiquitin receptor RAD23d isoform X2 has product MKVFVKTLKGTNFEIDVKPEDTVEDVKNNIEIAQGADVYPASQQMLIHQGKVLKDGTTLEENKVAENSFIVIMLSKRKVSPSGGSTASSAPPSQAQPASTLPPSATQPSTTAQAPAVTAELPQSAAESTPVVNPVSSETDIYGQAASNLVAGSNLEATVQQILDMGGGSWDRETVARALRAAFNNPERAVEYLYSGIPEQPEVQPLPRAPSSGQAAIPSATAQEPAAPTSGGPNANPLDLFPQGLPTIGSTTSAGTLDFLRNSQQFQALRAMVQANPQILQPMLQELGKQNPHLMRLIQEHQADFLRLINEPVEGDGNLLGQLASAVPQSVSVTPEEREAIERLEAMGFDRAIVLEVFFACNKNEELAANYLLDHMHDFEE; this is encoded by the exons atgaaggTTTTTGTGAAAACTTTGAAAGGAACTAACTTTGAGATCGACGTTAAACCTGAAGACACG GTGGAGgatgtcaaaaataatatagagaTAGCACAGGGTGCAGATGTTTACCCTGCTTCACAACAGATGCTAATTCATCAAGGGAAAGTTCTTAAGGATGGTACAACACTTGAGGAAAATAAAGTTGCTGAAAATAGTTTTATTGTCATTATGTTAAGCAAG AGAAAGGTTTCACCAAGTGGAGGATCAACTGCCTCATCCGCACCTCCAAGCCAA GCCCAACCTGCAAGCACTTTGCCTCCTAGTGCAACACAACCATCAACAACCGCTCAAGCTCCTGCTGTAACTGCAGAACT ACCACAATCTGCTGCTGAATCTACACCTGTAGTTAATCCTGTTTC TTCAGAAACAGATATTTATGGACAAGCAGCATCAAATCTTGTTGCAGGAAGTAATTTAGAGGCTACTGTTCAACAGATACTTGACATGGGAGGAGGAAGTTGGGACCGTGAAACTGTTGCGCGTGCTCTACGTGCTGCATTTAATAACCCTGAAAGGGCTGTTGAATATCTTTACTCT GGCATTCCTGAGCAACCTGAAGTCCAACCACTTCCTCGAGCTCCAAGTAGTGGACAGGCTGCAATTCCATCTGCCACGGCTCAAGAACCAGCAGCACCTACCAGTGGTGGGCCAAATGCAAACCCTTTAGATCTGTTTCCACAG GGCCTCCCCACTATCGGTTCCACCACTAGTGCAGGCACCTTGGATTTTTTGCGCAATAGTCAACAG TTCCAAGCTCTGCGAGCCATGGTTCAAGCAAACCCCCAAATCCTACAG CCTATGCTTCAGGAACTCGGGAAGCAAAATCCACATCTTATGCGGCTCATTCAAGAGCATCAGGCTGATTTCTTACGCTTGATAAATGAACCTGTTGAAGGAGACGG GAACCTACTTGGCCAGTTGGCCTCAGCAGTTCCACAGTCTGTTTCTGTCACCCCTGAGGAGCGTGAGGCAATTGAGCGT CTTGAAGCAATGGGCTTTGATCGAGCCATAGTATTGGAGGTATTCTTTGCATGCAACAAGAACGAAGAACTGGCGGCTAACTATCTACTAGATCATATGCATGATTTTGAGGAATGA